In Zingiber officinale cultivar Zhangliang chromosome 6A, Zo_v1.1, whole genome shotgun sequence, a single genomic region encodes these proteins:
- the LOC121997002 gene encoding conserved oligomeric Golgi complex subunit 4-like, translated as MAVVSSPLPVASADHDKSSASPITPTAADVSLESLTTTVDFGAAEAVALVRSLTDVGAMTRLLHECVAYQRALDTRLESLLVQRPDLDRHLLALTGPRSSHLLDIARSDASLLLSSARSTSALADRVSRHARDLDLAQSRVRDTLALVDATLDRSRCLEAARRALADDDLEAAARSVHEFLHIDARFSRSPNSSNDEQRQQLLDVKRQVESIARQRLAAAIEQRNHPAVLRVVQAFPPLGLQDEGLQIYVAYLKKVIALRARLEFEHLAELAEQAAAAAITQSERPDFIGCLTSLFKDIVLAIQENDEVLRSLCGEDGIVYAICELQEECDSRGTQILKKYVDHRHLSRLTSEIKTPSSNLLSVGVAEGPDPREIEMYMEDILSLIQLGEDYTEFMVSKIRGLESVDPELGPKATKAFRSGSFNRMLKELIGSYVILEEFFMVVNVRKAIEIDEPVADSLTTSMVDDAFYVLQSCCRRSISTLNISSVFAVLRVAMELLIKDYQEILQQKMREPNLGAKLFLGGVGVQKTGTEIATMLNNIDVSAEYVLKLRQEIEEQCAQVFPTPTDREKVKSFLAELSDISTGFKQILHAGLEQLVATISPRIRPILDTVATVSYELDDSEYAEHELNDPWVQKLLHGVETNTLWLQPLMTSNNYDSFIYMVLDFIVKRLEVIMVQKRFSQLGGLQLDREVRALINHFSEMSQRPVRDKFARLSQMSTILNFEKVTEILDFWGENAGHVTWLLTPSEVRRILGLRIDFKPEAIAALSL; from the exons ATGGCGGTCGTCTCCTCTCCTCTTCCGGTGGCGTCCGCCGACCACGACAAATCCTCCGCCTCCCCCATCACTCCCACCGCCGCCGACGTCTCGTTGGAATCCTTGACGACGACGGTGGACTTTGGAGCCGCGGAGGCCGTGGCTCTGGTGCGGTCGCTGACCGATGTGGGCGCCATGACTCGCCTTCTCCATGAGTGCGTCGCCTACCAGCGTGCCCTCGACACCCGCCTCGAATCCCTCCTTGTCCAGCGTCCCGACCTCGATCGCCACCTCCTTGCCCTCACTGGCCCTCGGTCTTCCCACCTCCTCGACATCGCCCGCTCCGACGCgtccctcctcctctcctccgCCCGCTCTACCTCCGCACTCGCTGATCGTGTCAGCCGACATGCCCGAGACCTCGACCTCGCCCAATCCCGCGTCAGGGACACCCTCGCCCTCGTCGATGCAACACTCGATCGGTCCCGCTGCCTTGAGGCCGCCCGCCGCGCCCTCGCCGATGACGATCTCGAAGCGGCTGCTCGCTCCGTCCATGAATTCCTGCATATCGACGCCCGATTCAGCCGCAGTCCCAACAGCAGCAATGACGAGCAGCGCCAACAGCTCCTCGACGTCAAGCGCCAGGTCGAGTCCATTGCCCGCCAGCGACTGGCTGCTGCCATCGAACAGCGTAACCACCCTGCCGTGCTCCGTGTTGTCCAGGCCTTCCCTCCTCTTGGTCTCCAGGATGAGGGCCTCCAGATATACGTCGCATACCTGAAGAAGGTCATCGCCCTCCGTGCTCGCCTGGAGTTTGAGCACCTGGCAGAGCTTGCGGAGCAGGCGGCTGCTGCTGCCATCACCCAGTCTGAGCGTCCTGATTTCATTGGCTGCCTCACCAGTCTCTTCAAAGACATTGTGCTCGCTATCCAGGAAAATGACGAGGTTCTACGGAGTCTGTGCGGAGAGGATGGGATCGTCTACGCCATCTGTGAACTTCAGGAGGAGTGCGATTCTAGGGGCACCCAGATCCTGAAGAAGTACGTGGATCACCGGCATCTCTCTCGGCTCACCTCTGAGATCAAAACCCCGAGCAGCAATTTGCTCTCAGTTGGAGTCGCTGAGGGTCCAGATCCAAGGGAAATTGAGATGTACATGGAGGATATCCTTTCATTGATCCAACTAGGAGAGGATTACACTGAATTCATGGTGTCAAAGATCAGAGGCTTGGAGTCTGTTGACCCGGAACTTGGCCCCAAAGCTACCAAGGCATTCAGAAGTGGGAGTTTTAATAGGATGTTGAAAGAGCTGATTGGTTCATATGTTATCCTTGAAGAGTTCTTCATGGTGGTGAATGTGCGGAAGGCTATTGAGATAGATGAGCCTGTAGCTGATAGTCTGACAACTTCTATGGTGGACGATGCATTTTATGTGCTTCAGAGCTGCTGCAGGAGGTCAATTTCAACATTAAACATTAGTTCAGTGTTTGCAGTGCTGAGAGTTGCAATGGAGCTGTTGATCAAGGACTACCAAGAAATATTGCAGCAAAAAATGAGAGAACCTAACTTAGGAGCGAAGCTGTTTTTGGGTGGTGTTGGCGTGCAAAAAACTGGTACAGAGATTGCTACCATGTTGAACAACATAGACGTTAGCGCAGAGTATGTTTTAAAGCTACGCCAAGAAATTGAGGAGCAATGCGCACAG GTCTTCCCCACACCAACAGACAGAGAAAAAGTGAAATCTTTCTTAGCTGAGCTTAGTGACATAAGCACTGGATTTAAGCAAATTCTACATGCAGGTTTGGAACAGCTTGTGGCAACCATCTCACCTCGTATCCGACCCATTCTGGACACTGTAGCCACCGTCAGCTATGAGCTTGATGACTCAGAATATGCAGAACATGAGCTGAACGACCCATGGGTCCAAAAGCTTCTTCATGGAGTCGAGACCAACACCTTGTGGCTCCAACCTCTGATGACATCCAACAACTATGATTCATTCATTTACATGGTACTCGATTTCATTGTGAAGCGACTTGAAGTGATCATGGTGCAGAAAAGGTTCAGCCAACTGGGTGGCCTCCAGCTCGACAGGGAGGTGAGGGCACTCATCAACCATTTCTCCGAAATGTCACAGAGACCTGTTCGAGACAAATTTGCCAGACTTTCACAAATGTCAACCATCCTTAACTTTGAGAAAGTCACAGAGATTTTAGATTTCTGGGGGGAGAATGCAGGTCATGTCACATGGTTGCTCACTCCATCTGAGGTCAGAAGGATCTTAGGCCTCAGAATTGACTTTAAGCCTGAAGCTATTGCTGCTTTGAGTTTGTGA
- the LOC121994207 gene encoding putative pumilio homolog 8, chloroplastic: protein MAWDPAEQDIEKLLEDIPRILHLDAYYGGDAEGSRICDKILNGLCNIGVSPRYEGGSCSDRSSSSSGSGPASPSLVEGACKSVDSSTTGEEAFLVEKLQDVRLGVDLKEPVCPPASATHNRSIGFDHNRLVDQGCEAFFNPFGRDSLINWNWNPSPPQLQEHFPGAANLVDPLLRKSSYEAAELGTGLLPLADSRYWRNTSGDYTSFLNEPYPISDALLQSEMTTIAPFRVINASDALKLPNNSAKITINVGHQPMRTVRNIPEAGSARGTRLHCTRNQRNAHGTSVKRLSLFLKHESLISVTGHLYFLAKDQHGCRYLQQMLDEGKHQADMIFNGVIGHTVELMVDPFGNYLIQKLLEKCNEEQLTKILLMLNKNPTNLVEISLNIHGTRAVQKLIETVKTKRHISLVTSGLRVGFLNLVKDLNGSHVLQRCLETFTSEDNKFIFEAAAMYCVDIATHRHGCCVLQKCIHDFTGEYQQKLVAVVAANGFELAEDPYGNYVVQAVLELEKPFALAILASQFQGRYVELSTQKFSSNVVERCFSYFGKDFPAIFINELLSFPHFDQLLQHPYANYPIQRALEYSEGPCHAALDKAIRPYAPILRTNPHCRQIYSKLLSKK, encoded by the exons ATGGCCTGGGATCCTGCGGAGCAGGATATTGAGAAGTTGTTGGAGGATATTCCCCGTATCCTTCATCTCGACGCTTACTATGGCGGAGACGCGGAAGGTTCCCGTATCTGTGACAAGATTCTGAACGGGCTCTGCAATATCGGCGTGTCGCCGCGGTACGAGGGGGGTTCGTGCTCCGATCGGTCGTCTTCGTCGTCCGGGTCGGGACCGGCAAGTCCCTCCCTGGTCGAAGGGGCCTGTAAGTCGGTGGACTCCAGCACGACGGGGGAGGAGGCATTTTTGGTCGAGAAACTTCAAGATGTGCGCCTCGGCGTTGATCTGAAAGAACCGGTTTGTCCTCCGGCATCGGCGACTCACAACCGATCAATTGGATTTGACCATAATCGTCTTGTCGATCAGGGATGCGAGGCGTTCTTCAACCCTTTTGGACGAGATTCTTTGATTAATTGGAACTGGAACCCGTCTCCACCTCAATTGCAGGAGCATTTTCCTGGAGCTGCGAACTTGGTAGATCCGTTGCTCAGGAAGTCCTCTTATGAAGCTGCAGAATTGGGCACTGGTCTACTTCCATTGGCGGATTCTCGTTATTGGCGGAACACTTCTGGAGATTATACTTCCTTTCTTAATGAACCATATCCAATCTCTGATGCGTTATTACAATCAGAGATGACTACAATAGCTCCTTTCAGGGTTATAAATGCATCGGATGCCCTAAAATTACCTAACAACTCCGCGAAGATTACTATTAATGTTGGGCATCAGCCAATGAGAACGGTAAGGAACATTCCTGAAGCAGGTTCTGCACGGGGAACGCGGCTTCATTGCACAAGGAACCAAAGGAATGCTCATGGAACATCTGTAAAGCGTCTTAGTCTTTTTCTCAAACATGAAAGTCTGATAAGTGTCACAGGGCACTTATATTTCCTTGCAAAGGACCAGCATGGTTGTCGGTACTTGCAGCAGATGCTTGATGAAGGGAAGCATCAGGCTGATATGATTTTTAATGGGGTTATCGGTCACACAGTGGAGCTCATGGTCgatccttttggaaattatctcATCCAGAAATTGCTGGAAAAATGCAATGAAGAACAACTGACGAAGATCCTACTCATGCTTAACAAAAATCCTACTAATCTTGTTGAAATCTCCCTAAATATTCATGG GACCAGGGCAGTACAGAAGTTGATAGAAACTGTGAAAACTAAGCGGCATATTTCATTGGTTACATCAGGTCTAAGAGTTGGGTTTCTAAATCTTGTTAAGGACTTGAATGGAAGCCATGTTCTTCAACGTTGCTTGGAAACTTTTACATCTGAGGATAATAAG TTCATTTTTGAAGCTGCTGCAATGTATTGTGTTGACATTGCTACTCATCGACATGGCTGCTGTGTGCTACAAAAATGTATACATGATTTTACTGGAGAATACCAGCAAAAGTTAGTTGCAGTTGTTGCTGCTAATGGCTTTGAACTAGCTGAAGATCCATATGG AAACTATGTTGTCCAAGCAGTGCTCGAATTGGAGAAGCCTTTTGCACTTGCAATCTTGGCATCTCAATTTCAAGGGAGATATGTTGAACTTTCCACCCAAAAGTTCAGCAGTAATGTGGTGGAAAGATGCTTCTCGTACTTTGGAAAAGATTTTCCAGCCATTTTCATAAATGAACTACTTTCTTTCCCTCACTTTGACCAATTACTGCAACATCCTTATGCTAACTATCCCATCCAACGAGCCCTTGAATATTCCGAG GGTCCTTGCCATGCTGCACTCGATAAAGCCATTCGTCCTTATGCACCAATTTTGAGAACAAACCCTCACTGCAGGCAGATCTACTCCAAACTGCTTTCGAAAAAGTAA
- the LOC121997003 gene encoding RNA helicase aquarius-like yields MPKVLGTGTFDFRRHRVAEYPVDPGKEPVTENLVEKPPEQRPNAGVPSSITLLEIQRDRLTKIAAANWLKAAGGSVSSREFDPELVKEIYETELLVSGDGRKTVPLQRVMILEVSQYLENYLWPNFDPDTSTFEHVMSMILMVNEKFRENVAAWICFHDRKNAFRGFLQRVLLLKEEGRALNIAEKTNYLLFMINAFQSLEDEIVSDNVLKLVSLQLWHKLSFGRFQMELCLNPHLIKKWKRMTKKEAKEAKKGGQPVDPSNRLEVRFLKNLIEEFLEILDSKVIHQNQSGHEETELSGSHDNLFDDLSVLYCERFMEFLIDLLSQLPTRRFLKSIVADSAVVSKCHLSALYAHEKGRLFAQLVDLLQFYECFEIDDHVGTQLSDDDILLAHYSHLQAFQLLAFKQIPKLRDLALCNIGAIQKRSDLKKKLSVLSDEELKDLVCDKLKLVSRDDLWSNRADFLIEVVISCFEKRQSQREAINTLPLYPNEQIMWDESLVPSINYSGEGCLALPKLNLQFLTLHDYLLRNFNLFRLESTYEIREDIQEAVPHLLAYINREGETAFGGWSRMAVPIKQFKITEVKQPNIGEVKPASVTAEVTYSIASYRAHIRSEWDSLKEHDVLFLLSIRPSFEPLSPEEAAKSSVPQRLGLQYVRGCEITEIHDEEGVLMNDFTGRIKRDEWKPPKGDLRTVTIALDTAQYHMDVTDIAEKGAEDVYGTFNILMRRKPKENNFKAILDSIRDLMNESCIVPDWLHNIFLGYGNPSSAQWHNMPDLLDVVDFKDTFLDANHLTDSFPDFQVCFVRPDGSEDLHPRPPFRIRLPKTMKSDSRALLGNENTDNNNQNDHEMTTNGVEKEKFFAEAYVPPDPGPYPQDQPKQNSVRFTPTQIGAIISGIQPGLTMVVGPPGTGKTDTAVQILNVLYHNCPSQRTLIITHSNQALNDLFEKIMERDVPARYLLRLGQGEQELATDLDFSRQGRVNAMLVRRLELLSEVERLARSLKLPEDVGYTCETAGYFWLLHVYSRWEQFLASCSQNQDKPSFVKDRFPFTEFFSNSPQPVFTGESFGKDMRAAKGCFRHLSTMFQELEECRAFELLKSTADRANYLMTKQAKIVAMTCTHAALKRKDFLQLGFKYDNLLMEESAQILEIETFIPMLLQRQEDGYARLKRCILIGDHHQLPPVVKNMAFQKYSHMDQSLFTRFVRLGVPYIELNAQGRARPSIAKLYNWRYRNLGDLPYVHEEVMFHKANAGFSFEYQLIDVPDYHGKGETAPSPWFYQNEGEAEYIVSVYIYMRLLGYPASKISILTTYNGQKLLIRDVINRRCMTSGIGAPSKVMTVDKFQGQQNDFILLSLVRTRFVGHLRDVRRLVVAMSRARLGLYIFCRRSLFEQCYELQPTFQLLLQRPDKLALNLDETSPFTDRLVGEGGTIHFIGDTQEMDNLVNFRMHQLYQAQLMSHYTPHQEMQDNENGLEDPSSKSHSEDTDMYTGPQEPTSENHSNDTNLPLVNGDADGETLESDKKDEDGMS; encoded by the exons ATGCCAAAGGTCCTCGGCACCGGCACCTTCGACTTCCGGCGTCACCGGGTGGCGGAATACCCCGTCGATCCTGGGAAAGAACCGGTGACAGAGAATCTTGTCGAGAAACCTCCGGAGCAGCGCCCGAACGCGGGTGTCCCCAGCTCGATTACCCTGCTCGAGATCCAGCGAGACCGGCTCACCAAGATAGCAGCGGCTAACTGGCTGAAGGCTGCTGGTGGGAGCGTCTCCTCGCGGGAGTTCGATCCCGAGCTAGTGAAGGAGATCTATGAGACCGAGCTTCTGGTGTCCGGTGACGGCAGGAAGACTGTGCCGCTACAAAGGGTGATGATCCTAGAAGTGAGCCAGTACTTGGAAAACTATCTCTGGCCCAACTTTGATCCTGACACCTCAACGTTTGAGCACGTGATGTCGATGATTTTAATGGTTAATGAAAAG TTCCGGGAGAATGTTGCTGCATGGATTTGTTTTCATGACCGGAAGAATGCATTTAGGGGTTTTTTACAAAGGGTTCTTCTGCTGAAGGAAGag GGAAGAGCCTTAAATATAGCAGAGAAGACAAATTACTTGCTGTTCATGATTAATGCTTTTCAG AGTTTGGAGGATGAAATTGTCAGTGACAATGTTCTCAAGTTAGTGAGCTTGCAGTTGTGGCATAAATTGTCTTTTGGTAGATTTCAG ATGGAATTATGCCTTAATCCTCACTTAATCAAAAAGTGGAAACGAATGACCAAGAAAGAAGCAAAAGAAGCCAAAAAAGGAGGGCAACCAGTTGATCCATCAAACAGGCTTGAAGTGCGATTTCTCAAAAACCTAATTGAAGAATTCTTGGAG ATTCTTGATTCAAaggtcattcatcaaaatcagaGTGGTCATGAAGAAACTGAGCTTAGTGGTTCACACGACAATCTGTTTGATGATTTGTCTGTTTTATACTGCGAGAGATTTATGGAATTCTTGATTGATCTTTTGAGTCAACTTCCAACTAGGAG GTTTTTGAAGTCAATTGTTGCTGATTCTGCTGTTGTTTCCAAATGCCACTTAAGTGCACTATACGCCCATGAAAAGGGACGACTTTTTGCTCAGTTGGTCGACTTGCTACAGTTTTATGAATGCTTTGAAATTGACGATCATGTCGGGACACAACTCAGTGATGATGATATATTGCTTGCTCACTACTCACATTTGCAAGCTTTTCAACTATTGGCATTCAAACAGATCCCTAAG CTTCGAGACCTTGCACTTTGCAACATTGGGGCAATTCAGAAGCGTTCTGATCTTAAAAAGAAGCTATCAGTCTTATCTGATGAGGAACTGAAAGACTTGGTTTGTGATAAG ctcAAGTTGGTTTCAAGAGATGATCTATGGAGTAATAGGGCTGATTTCCTCATTGAGGTTGTTATTTCTTGTTTTGAGAAGCGTCAGTCACAGAGGGAGGCCATAAACACACTTCCTCTCTACCCAAATGAGCAAATAATGTGGGATGAGAGTCTTGTTCCAAGTATCAATTATTCAGGAGAGGGATGCTTAGCTCTCCCTAAGCTTAACCTGCAGTTTCTGACGCTACATGACTATTTACTAAGAAACTTCAATCTTTTTCGATTAGAATCTACATATGAAATACGAGAGGATATTCAAGAAGCTGTTCCTCATCTTCTAGCTTACATTAACAGAGAGGGCGAAACTGCATTTGGTGGCTGGTCAAGAATGGCTGTTCCAATCAAGCAGTTCAAAATCACAGAAGTTAAACAACCTAACATTGGGGAAGTCAAACCAGCTTCTGTTACTGCTGAAGTGACTTATAGCATTGCAAGTTATAGAGCACATATCAGATCAGAATGGGATTCTCTTAAAGAACATGATGTCTTGTTTTTACTGTCAATTAGGCCCTCTTTTGAACCTCTTAGTCCAGAGGAAGCCGCCAAGTCATCTGTCCCACAGAGGCTTGGCCTTCAATATGTACGTGGATGTGAAATAACTGAAATCCATGATGAAGAAGGTGTTCTTATGAATGATTTCACTGGTAGAATTAAAAGAGATGAATGGAAGCCACCTAAGGGTGATCTTCGTACAGTGACAATTGCTCTGGACACAGCACAGTATCACATGGATGTTACAGATATTGCTGAAAAAGGTGCAGAAGATGTATATGGAACATTTAACATTTTGATGCGGAGGAAGCctaaagaaaataatttcaaagcaATTTTGGACTCCATAAGAGACCTTATGAATGAGTCTTGCATAGTTCCTGATTGGTTGCATAACATCTTTTTGGGTTATGGTAATCCTTCTTCTGCACAATGGCATAACATGCCTGATCTTTTGGACGTAGTAGATTTTAAAGACACTTTTCTTGATGCCAACCATTTGACAGATAGCTTTCCAGATTTTCAG GTTTGCTTTGTTCGGCCAGATGGTTCAGAGGATTTGCATCCAAGACCTCCATTTCGCATTCGCCTTCCAAAAACAATGAAGAGTGACTCTCGTGCACTTCTAGGGAATGAGAATACCGACAATAATAATCAAAATGACCATGAGATGACCACTAATGGTGTCGAGAAGGAAAAGTTTTTTGCTGAGGCATATGTCCCTCCTGATCCTGGGCCTTATCCCCAAGATCAGCCTAAGCAAAACTCAGTTAGGTTTACACCGACTCAG ATTGGAGCCATTATTTCTGGTATCCAACCTGGGTTGACAATGGTTGTTGGTCCACCTGGTACTGGGAAAACTGATACTGCTGTACAAATTCTAAATGTTCTTTATCATAATTGCCCTTCACAGCGAACTTTAATTATCACTCACTCCAATCAAGCTCTAAATGACCTGTTTGAGAAGATAATggag AGAGATGTACCTGCCAGGTATCTTCTTCGTTTGGGTCAAGGTGAACAAGAGTTGGCAACAGATTTGGATTTTAGTCGTCAAGGTCGTGTCAATGCTATGCTAGTGCGACGGCTAGAGCTTCTAAGTGAAGTTGAGAGACTTGCAAGATCCCTTAAGCTTCCCGAAGATGTAGGGTACACTTGTGAAACTGCTGGATATTTCTGGTTGCTTCATGTTTACTCGCGCTGGGAGCAGTTTTTAGCTTCTTGTTCTCAGAATCAAGATAAACCATCTTTTGTGAAAGACCGCTTTCCATTTACAGAATTCTTCTCCAATAGTCCCCAGCCTGTTTTCACAGGTGAATCATTTGGGAAGGACATGAGGGCCGCTAAAGGTTGCTTCCGTCATCTATCTACCATGTTCCAGGAGCTTGAAGAGTGCAGGGCCTTTGAGTTGCTCAAATCAACAGCTGATCGAGCAAATTATCTGATGACTAAGCAAGCTAAGATTGTAGCTATGACTTGTACTCATGCAGCATTGAAGAGGAAGGACTTCCTTCAGTTGGGTTTTAAATATGACAACTTGTTGATGGAAGAAAGTGCACAAATACTCGAGATAGAGACCTTTATTCCAATGTTGCTTCAACGCCAGGAAGATGGATATGCTCGGCTTAAACGCTGCATTTTGATTGGTGATCATCACCAACTACCTCCTGTTGTAAAAAATATGGCCTTTCAAAAGTATAGTCACATGGATCAAAGTTTATTCACTAGGTTTGTTCGTCTAGGCGTTCCTTACATTGAGCTTAATGCCCAAGGTAGAGCTCGCCCAAGTATAGCCAAACTTTATAATTGGAGATACAGAAATCTTGGCGATCTTCCTTATGTACATGAGGAAGTTATGTTTCACAAAGCTAATGCTGGATTCTCTTTCGAATATCAACTAATAGATGTCCCTGATTACCATGGGAAAGGTGAAACTGCTCCTTCTCCATGGTTTTATCAGAATGAAGGCGAGGCTGAGTATATTGTAAGTGTTTATATATACATGCGACTTCTAGGATACCCGGCCAGCAAAATTTCTATTTTGACAACATACAATGGTCAAAAGCTTCTGATTCGGGATGTTATCAATAGGAGATGCATGACATCTGGAATTGGAGCACCGAGCAAG GTGATGACAGTTGACAAATTCCAGGGTCAAcaaaatgattttattttgttgTCTCTTGTACGCACTCGATTTGTTGGCCATCTACGTGATGTTAGGAGATTAGTCGTTGCAATGTCACGTGCGCGTTTGGGGCTTTATATTTTCTGCCGGCGCTCTCTCTTTGAACAATGCTATGAATTACAGCCAACTTTTCAACTTCTACTTcagaggcctgataagttggctCTAAATCTTGACGAGACCAGTCCCTTTACTGATCGTCTAGTTGGAGAAGGAGGTACAATTCACTTCATTGGTGATACCCAGGAGATGGATAACTTAGTTAACTTTAGGATGCATCAACTTTACCAG GCGCAGCTGATGAGCCACTACACGCCTCACCAGGAAATGCAGGACAATGAAAATGGACTTGAGGATCCAAGCTCCAAGAGCCATTCTGAGGACACTGATATGTATACTGGGCCTCAGGAACCAACCTCTGAGAACCATTCTAACGACACTAATTTGCCTCTTGTTAATGGAGATGCGGACGGCGAAACACTTGAAAGTGATAAGAAAGATGAAGATGGCATGTCGTGA